atccccactgaggggaaattcaagattcaagaagGATATATGCTATATGAATGTTGTTTCATCTCCTGTACATTTCTactcacacactacagtgtTTCAGTTCTCATTTTGTTTATCTTAACACAGAGCAGGACCTCTCTCCAAGCAGACGAGGATGGCTGCCATTACTTGGGGGGCTCTGTGATGTCCTCGCCTAGGCTCAACACTTCATTCCATATCAGAGATATTGTATACCCGCCCCAAACCACGGCTGGGAGCACCCACAACACCCATCGCTATGCCTCCGAATTCAACTACCGAGACAACCCTCAGAGGCACCAGTTCCTCAGGTCTTGTGGTACCACTGGCAGCCAAAGTGCATTCAAAACTTTCCAGGACCCAGTTCAGAAGACATACAGCGGAGACCTTATGCTCAAGCACTCCAAGCATTTCAAGCCCGAAAAGCCCTTCACACCCCGCACGTTGAAGAAGGATAGCAAGTCCTACCTGTCCCAGTACCGCTTCTACACCCCCCCGCGGAGGAAACAGTCAGAGGAGACGAGCCCAAGGCTGGTGCAGCAGGACTCAACTCGTGGAAGGTAAGAGTAGTGTATATCAGTTATCATTCAAAATGATGTAGttatgcctacagtatatgcagatatactgtacattctgtaATTGTTCTTCAAAGGACACTGTAAGGATGATGAGATGTGTTTGAATTTTTAAAAGaaattagattaaaaaaaaaaaaagaaattagaGCTTCATTTTGTTGCATTCCTTCTCAGCTCTGAAGCGAAGGACAACTTAGCTGCAGAATGGGATCTGCCACAGGTAAGTTTGATAATTATtggatattattattacaattgTTGTTGATGTATTAAATGGTTGTTTTATATGTGAATTTGTCAGATAAACATGAGAAAGGACTGATAATGAGTCTGAGTTGACTGTGGTTTTGCCAAATACCTGGATGGCCAATGCTTTAAagactcagggccagatgtatgTAGATTTGA
The genomic region above belongs to Sardina pilchardus chromosome 20, fSarPil1.1, whole genome shotgun sequence and contains:
- the spata7 gene encoding spermatogenesis-associated protein 7 isoform X2; translation: MGYKNNNTMDAKRAYCPGASGNLTKQFLVQDHMLAHYKKVYTAKAAVDTSAPKSMQSSIKYTDQKRRERLKRETSQRSSPSRSLRSRESCSSKASRTSLQADEDGCHYLGGSVMSSPRLNTSFHIRDIVYPPQTTAGSTHNTHRYASEFNYRDNPQRHQFLRSCGTTGSQSAFKTFQDPVQKTYSGDLMLKHSKHFKPEKPFTPRTLKKDSKSYLSQYRFYTPPRRKQSEETSPRLVQQDSTRGSSEAKDNLAAEWDLPQTFDLESEILDEDTSLYGKHSKVNKTKGNGFLSSSRMSPDGTKSPIMRKGRRVALPGVYCRCDK